The following coding sequences lie in one Brassica napus cultivar Da-Ae chromosome C7 unlocalized genomic scaffold, Da-Ae chrC07_Random_4, whole genome shotgun sequence genomic window:
- the LOC106431335 gene encoding cytochrome P450 71B20-like, with protein sequence MEQTESNFIFFSLFYSINKKIMAISLLCFCLVTLVTLILIVKKIKHSKWNLPPNPPKFPVIGNLHQIGELPHRSLERLARKYGPVMLLHFGFVPVVVVSSREAAEEVLRTHDLDCCSRPKLVGTRLLSRDFKDIAFTPYDEEWKERRKLAVRELFCLKKVQSFRYIREEECSFMVKKLSESAVSRTPVDLSKALFWLTASILFRIALGQNFYESKFIDKEKIEELVFEAETALGSFTCSDFFPLAGFGWLVDRLSGQHKRLNDVFLKLDDLFQRVIDDHKSPGRSKEHEDIIDAMLDVLHKQDESDSLTFTVDHIRGVVSNIFLAGIDTGAINMIWAMTELARNPKLMKKVQGEIRESLGNNKMTITEEDIDKVPYLKMVIKETFRLHHAVPLLLPRETVVHIKVQGYDIPPGRQILVNAGAIGRDPKLWTNPDEFNPERFIDKPVDYRGQHFEFLPFGSGRRICPGMPMGMAIVELGLLNLLYFFDWSLPDGMTIDDIDMEEAGTLTIVKKVPLKLVPVRVM encoded by the exons ATGGAACAAACAGAGAgcaatttcattttcttttctctattctatagcataaacaaaaaaataatggcGATCTCTTTGCTCTGTTTTTGCCTCGTTACTCTCGTTACACTAATCTTAATCGTAAAGAAGATTAAACACTCTAAATGGAATCTTCCTCCAAACCCACCTAAGTTTCCGGTCATCGGAAACTTACACCAAATCGGAGAACTGCCTCACAGGTCACTTGAACGTCTCGCCAGAAAATACGGACCTGTGATGCTTCTTCACTTTGGTTTTGTTCCTGTGGTTGTGGTCTCATCGAGAGAAGCAGCTGAAGAAGTGCTTAGAACCCATGACCTAGACTGTTGCAGCAGGCCTAAGCTTGTCGGGACAAGGCTGCTCTCACGGGACTTTAAAGATATCGCTTTCACGCCGTACGATGAAGAGTGGAAGGAGCGGCGCAAGTTAGCCGTGCGTGAGCTGTTCTGCCTCAAAAAGGTTCAGTCCTTTAGGTATATTAGAGAGGAAGAGTGTAGCTTTATGGTCAAGAAACTTTCGGAATCCGCCGTGTCTCGAACTCCGGTTGATTTGAGCAAAGCCCTTTTCTGGCTAACCGCGAGTATCTTGTTTAGAATTGCCTTAGGACAAAACTTCTACGAGAGCAAGTTTATCGATAAAGAGAAGATTGAAGAGCTAGTGTTCGAAGCTGAGACTGCCCTAGGTAGCTTCACTTGCTCCGATTTCTTCCCATTAGCTGGATTTGGATGGCTCGTTGACCGGCTTTCAGGACAGCACAAGAGGCTCAACGATGTTTTCTTGAAGCTCGATGATCTGTTTCAACGTGTGATCGATGATCATAAGAGTCCTGGAAGATCAAAAGAACACGAAGACATCATCGATGCTATGTTGGATGTGCTTCATAAACAAGACGAGAGTGATTCCTTGACTTTCACGGTAGATCATATCAGGGGGGTCGTCAGT aaTATATTTCTGGCAGGAATAGACACAGGGGCCATCAACATGATATGGGCAATGACGGAGCTCGCTAGAAACCCTAAACTGATGAAGAAAGTTCAAGGCGAGATCCGAGAAAGCCTTGGCAACAACAAGATGACAATCACGGAAGAGGATATCGATAAAGTTCCTTATTTAAAGATGGTGATCAAAGAAACATTCAGACTACACCATGCAGTTCCTCTTCTACTCCCAAGGGAAACAGTTGTTCACATCAAAGTTCAAGGCTATGATATTCCCCCAGGGAGACAGATCCTGGTCAACGCTGGTGCCATAGGAAGAGACCCCAAACTCTGGACTAACCCGGACGAGTTTAACCCCGAGAGGTTCATCGATAAGCCTGTGGATTATAGAGGACAACATTTCGAGTTCTTACCATTTGGCTCTGGTAGAAGGATATGTCCTGGGATGCCCATGGGGATGGCTATTGTCGAGTTAGGACTCTTGAACTTGCTTTACTTCTTTGATTGGAGTTTGCCTGATGGGATGACCATTGACGACATAGACATGGAAGAAGCTGGTACTCTTACTATCGTCAAGAAAGTACCTCTTAAGCTTGTTCCCGTTCGAGTTATgtaa